A stretch of the Cytobacillus luteolus genome encodes the following:
- a CDS encoding type II secretion system F family protein — protein sequence MMYVTFFLMISLIVYGLLTIKAEKSKLVEKRLSILKNEQQEQGVLETAKEKKERKFYERILLPLWKEFKRSFKRKMPGEKEAKLEIKLLQAGNPFGMTSVEYRLIQISLFILLPFLFGSYGVLLNSNLAVVFLFGLVGVLIAIGLPRYYINLKIKKRNQLALRELPDVLDLLTVSLEAGLGFDSALSKLVSKKDGILPSEFHRCLEEIRLGKTRREALSGIRERLVIDEVRALISSILQAEKLGIGMVQVLRVQSNEVRDRRKQRAEEEAMKAPIKMLFPLVLFIFPSIFIVLLGPAVIQFMDAFK from the coding sequence ATGATGTATGTAACTTTCTTTTTAATGATTAGCCTCATTGTGTACGGCTTATTAACGATAAAAGCAGAAAAATCTAAGCTTGTAGAAAAGCGGCTATCAATATTAAAAAATGAACAACAAGAACAGGGAGTACTAGAAACTGCGAAAGAGAAAAAAGAGCGTAAATTTTATGAGCGAATTTTGTTGCCTCTATGGAAAGAGTTCAAACGTAGCTTTAAGCGAAAAATGCCAGGTGAAAAGGAAGCAAAGCTAGAAATTAAGCTGTTACAAGCAGGTAATCCATTCGGTATGACATCTGTTGAATATCGCTTAATACAAATTAGTTTATTCATTTTATTACCGTTTTTGTTTGGAAGCTATGGGGTGTTATTGAATAGCAATCTGGCAGTTGTTTTTCTTTTTGGGCTTGTTGGTGTACTGATAGCTATAGGATTGCCGAGATACTATATTAATCTAAAAATAAAAAAGAGAAATCAACTAGCATTACGTGAACTTCCTGATGTATTAGATTTATTAACTGTAAGTCTAGAAGCCGGTCTAGGTTTTGACTCAGCATTAAGTAAGCTAGTTTCAAAGAAAGACGGTATTCTCCCTTCGGAATTTCATCGCTGTCTTGAGGAAATTAGGCTTGGTAAAACAAGAAGAGAAGCACTTTCAGGTATTCGGGAACGCCTTGTTATTGATGAGGTAAGAGCGCTAATAAGTAGTATTTTGCAAGCTGAGAAGTTGGGTATAGGAATGGTTCAGGTTCTTCGTGTTCAATCAAATGAGGTCCGTGACCGTAGAAAGCAACGAGCTGAGGAGGAAGCAATGAAGGCTCCAATTAAAATGCTATTTCCACTCGTTCTATTTATCTTCCCTAGTATATTCATCGTATTATTAGGGCCAGCAGTTATCCAGTTTATGGATGCATTCAAGTAG
- a CDS encoding fumarylacetoacetate hydrolase family protein, which produces MRFVTAQKGEQTIIGIMIQDGSKVLDLHEAEKAMNSHSTLPRTMNECLDLGDLFIEKVSAIEEWASGHNDGDYIIELAEVVLKAPIPRPRKNVFCVGKNYADHAIEMGSAADIPEHVMLFSKAPTSVVGTEETILHHDHVTRQLDYEGELAVIIGKKGKRIAEEDAFDYVFGYTILNDITARDLQDKHKQFLLGKSLDTSCPMGPYIAHKSIIPNPANLRIETKVNGEVRQSGNTDQFIFSIEKIISVISQGTTLEPGDIIATGTPAGVGKGFKPPRFLNKGDEIEISVEGLGTLKNTIEQ; this is translated from the coding sequence ATGAGGTTTGTTACAGCGCAAAAAGGAGAGCAAACAATCATAGGGATTATGATTCAAGATGGAAGTAAAGTACTAGATTTACACGAAGCTGAAAAAGCTATGAACAGTCATTCAACTTTGCCAAGGACAATGAATGAATGTTTAGATTTGGGAGACTTATTCATCGAAAAGGTCAGTGCAATTGAAGAATGGGCAAGTGGACATAACGATGGTGATTATATTATAGAATTAGCAGAGGTTGTGTTAAAAGCACCAATACCAAGGCCTCGTAAAAATGTATTTTGTGTAGGTAAAAACTATGCAGACCATGCGATTGAAATGGGTAGTGCTGCAGATATTCCAGAACATGTGATGTTATTTTCAAAAGCTCCTACCTCAGTTGTAGGAACTGAAGAAACCATCTTACACCATGATCATGTCACCAGACAGTTAGATTATGAGGGAGAGCTTGCAGTCATTATCGGAAAAAAAGGTAAACGAATAGCTGAAGAAGACGCATTTGATTATGTATTCGGCTATACCATTCTTAATGACATTACTGCAAGAGACCTGCAGGATAAACACAAGCAGTTCCTATTAGGAAAGAGTCTTGATACCTCTTGTCCAATGGGACCGTATATTGCCCACAAGTCTATCATTCCAAATCCAGCAAACTTGCGTATTGAAACAAAGGTCAATGGAGAAGTAAGACAATCAGGGAACACCGACCAGTTTATCTTTTCAATTGAGAAGATCATATCGGTTATTTCCCAAGGTACAACCCTTGAACCAGGGGATATCATTGCAACAGGAACACCAGCAGGAGTAGGCAAAGGTTTTAAACCTCCACGTTTTTTGAATAAGGGGGATGAGATTGAGATTAGTGTTGAAGGGCTTGGGACGTTAAAAAATACCATTGAACAATAA
- a CDS encoding ornithine--oxo-acid transaminase — MEGVLNLGKTKELISLTEQYGANNYHPLPIVISKAEGVWVEDPEGNKYMDMLSAYSAVNQGHRHPKIIQALKDQADKITLTSRAFHNDQLGPWYEIVSKLTGKDMVLPMNTGAEAVETAVKTARRWAYDVKGVADNQAEIIVCEDNFHGRTMAAVSMSSSEEYKRGFGPMLPGIKVIPYGDIEALKAAITPNTAAFIFEPIQGEAGINIPREGYLKEAFDVCKAENVLFIADEIQAGLGRSGKMFACEWENVDPDMYILGKALGGGVFPISCVAADKSVLGVFNPGSHGSTFGGNPLACAVSIAALDVLIDEKLHERSFELGNYMQEKLKEINNPVIKEVRGRGLFIGVELTEAARPYCEKLKEEGLLCKETHETVIRFAPPLVISKEDLDWAIDKVKKVLS; from the coding sequence ATGGAAGGGGTACTTAACTTGGGAAAAACAAAAGAACTTATATCATTAACTGAACAATATGGTGCAAATAACTATCACCCACTGCCAATTGTTATTTCAAAAGCAGAAGGTGTATGGGTTGAAGATCCAGAAGGTAATAAATATATGGATATGCTTAGTGCATATTCTGCTGTAAACCAAGGGCACCGTCATCCTAAAATTATTCAGGCATTAAAAGATCAAGCTGATAAAATTACTTTAACATCACGTGCATTTCACAATGACCAATTAGGTCCATGGTATGAAATTGTATCAAAGCTTACTGGTAAAGACATGGTTCTTCCGATGAATACTGGTGCTGAAGCGGTTGAAACAGCTGTTAAAACGGCTCGTCGCTGGGCATATGATGTAAAAGGTGTTGCCGATAATCAAGCAGAAATCATCGTGTGTGAGGATAATTTCCATGGACGTACTATGGCAGCGGTTTCTATGTCTTCAAGTGAAGAATACAAACGTGGATTTGGCCCAATGCTTCCAGGGATTAAAGTAATTCCTTATGGTGATATCGAGGCTTTAAAAGCTGCTATCACACCTAATACAGCTGCATTTATCTTTGAGCCAATTCAAGGTGAGGCTGGCATTAATATTCCTCGAGAAGGTTATTTAAAAGAAGCATTTGACGTTTGTAAAGCAGAAAATGTGTTATTTATCGCCGACGAAATCCAAGCTGGACTAGGCCGTTCAGGAAAAATGTTTGCTTGCGAATGGGAAAATGTTGATCCTGATATGTACATTCTAGGTAAAGCCCTAGGTGGAGGGGTTTTCCCAATCTCATGTGTAGCAGCAGATAAAAGTGTTTTAGGTGTATTTAATCCAGGATCACATGGTTCAACTTTCGGTGGAAATCCACTTGCTTGTGCTGTATCTATTGCTGCACTTGATGTTTTAATCGATGAGAAGCTTCATGAACGTTCATTTGAGCTTGGAAATTACATGCAAGAAAAACTAAAAGAAATTAATAATCCGGTTATTAAAGAGGTTCGCGGCCGTGGTCTATTTATTGGAGTAGAACTGACAGAAGCTGCTCGTCCTTATTGTGAGAAGCTTAAAGAAGAAGGATTATTATGTAAAGAAACACACGAGACAGTTATTCGCTTTGCTCCTCCTCTAGTGATTTCAAAAGAGGATTTGGATTGGGCCATTGATAAAGTGAAGAAAGTACTTAGCTAA
- a CDS encoding YisL family protein, protein MTHAHITAWVIALILFFVAVSMQKGAKSKSQKIVHMTLRLFYILIIVTGAILLIGLSSISLMYVLKVLAGIWVIGMLEMILVRGSKGKSTGMFWGQLIVALVVTIYLGLKLPIGFMLF, encoded by the coding sequence ATGACACATGCACATATTACAGCTTGGGTTATTGCCCTTATCCTATTCTTTGTTGCTGTTTCTATGCAAAAAGGTGCAAAATCAAAGTCACAAAAAATCGTACACATGACATTGCGTTTATTCTACATTCTGATTATCGTGACAGGTGCTATTTTATTAATTGGTCTAAGCTCAATCTCATTAATGTACGTTCTAAAGGTTCTTGCTGGTATTTGGGTAATTGGAATGCTAGAAATGATTCTTGTACGTGGATCAAAAGGGAAATCTACCGGAATGTTCTGGGGACAACTTATTGTTGCGCTTGTTGTAACAATCTATTTAGGGTTAAAGCTACCAATCGGATTTATGCTATTTTAA
- a CDS encoding EAL domain-containing protein, translating into MKTYTMNCVDPSDIEAFVNTNNLVNEKNILVQAFSGVLDETYIVNIQKQLAKSLPQAILIGTTTDGEIKDGEIFAKTITLSFTVFSSTILTPTILPFEDTENSFIMGEQLIINTYNADTKAIIIFAGGFNIDLEEMFKGVNSVQHKAVVSGGLAADNGDFNNTFVFDNHRILKDGVVAVGLCNKNLIVNTLSNSDWKKTGRPFMITKATGNRLYELDYKPPISIMKKYLGQEFTMQLPQSGAEFPFMVERKGKDVSLFVTNVFDDGSIELSGKVSENEKLFFSFANVPVIIDNSIKEMKRLSKKPIESIFIYDCMARKRYFHSFVKKEIQVLQQIAQTSGFFSYGEFSKVDDESKLVAYSLTLLALSESTDLPNNPTIEIDYTVPNETQSLIALSNLIYASSKDIDLLYQNYEESEQRYKSLFEHNTDIVYSTDLQGRFTSVNGAFSKVFGYKEEELLYKNSLKYINENDIPRVRMHFNRVLKGKEQYYNLEIPTKYGDTLLFQIKNIPIVINGKKVGIYGIGRDITEQKKAEEKIAYLAFYDTETGLPNRLKFKEQLEDYIVWAKRKKKKLAILFIDLDRFKIINDSLGHYQGDLILKQVIERVKKVLPSRSYLGRFEGDKFTLVLSKNVDIDHVIDIGQKILQEIGKPILYEEQEFFITASIGVSMYPNDDKHEDYLLKHADTAMNLAKHHGGNKLKFYSTEMNTEALYRLELESYLRKALEKNEFHLCYQPLISLATGKIYGSEALIRWNHPKLGLVSPGDFIPLAEETGLIQDIGKWVMLTACKQNKKWHEMGYKDLTISVNVSANQFQQMGFVAEVKEAIAQSGLDPRYLNIELTESVMLRNISYSIMAMKDLQNMGVKVSIDDFGTGYSSLSYLKNLPFNTLKIDRSFINNIHSSNSEIAIVKAIITMGHGLAVKVVAEGVETEEQIKLLKELECHYAQGFFINKPLSSKDFEKGLVNQG; encoded by the coding sequence ATGAAAACCTATACTATGAACTGTGTGGATCCATCTGATATAGAAGCGTTTGTTAATACCAACAATCTAGTAAATGAAAAGAATATACTTGTTCAGGCATTCTCTGGAGTTCTGGATGAAACATACATAGTAAATATCCAAAAGCAATTAGCAAAATCTCTCCCACAAGCTATATTAATAGGCACAACAACTGATGGTGAAATCAAGGATGGAGAGATTTTTGCAAAAACAATCACTCTTTCTTTCACCGTATTTTCTAGTACAATTTTAACACCAACAATACTTCCTTTTGAGGACACTGAAAATAGTTTTATAATGGGAGAACAGCTCATAATCAACACGTATAATGCTGATACAAAAGCTATCATTATTTTTGCAGGTGGCTTTAACATTGACTTAGAGGAAATGTTTAAAGGAGTCAATTCTGTGCAACATAAAGCGGTTGTATCGGGTGGATTAGCTGCAGATAATGGTGATTTTAACAATACGTTTGTCTTTGATAATCATAGAATCCTAAAAGATGGAGTAGTTGCAGTAGGGCTATGTAATAAAAACCTGATCGTAAACACATTATCAAATAGTGATTGGAAGAAAACAGGCCGACCTTTTATGATTACAAAGGCGACAGGAAATCGTTTATATGAGCTGGATTATAAACCTCCAATTTCAATTATGAAGAAATATTTAGGTCAGGAATTTACCATGCAATTGCCACAATCAGGGGCTGAGTTTCCGTTCATGGTCGAGAGAAAAGGAAAGGATGTTTCTCTATTTGTCACAAATGTATTTGATGATGGATCAATTGAACTAAGTGGGAAGGTTAGTGAGAATGAAAAACTTTTTTTCTCTTTTGCCAATGTCCCAGTAATTATTGACAATTCTATAAAAGAGATGAAACGGTTAAGCAAAAAGCCAATAGAGTCCATTTTCATTTATGACTGTATGGCTAGAAAAAGATATTTTCATTCTTTTGTAAAAAAAGAAATACAGGTACTACAACAAATAGCTCAAACGAGTGGTTTCTTCTCCTATGGAGAATTTTCTAAAGTGGATGATGAATCTAAGCTTGTTGCATATTCTCTAACCCTACTTGCGTTGTCTGAATCAACAGATCTTCCTAACAATCCAACAATTGAAATTGATTATACTGTCCCAAATGAAACACAGTCATTAATTGCTTTATCCAACCTAATTTATGCTTCCTCTAAAGATATTGATCTATTGTATCAAAACTATGAGGAGTCTGAGCAAAGGTATAAATCACTTTTTGAACATAACACAGATATCGTTTATTCAACTGATTTGCAAGGAAGGTTCACAAGTGTAAATGGAGCCTTTAGTAAAGTCTTTGGTTATAAAGAAGAAGAGTTATTATATAAAAACTCATTAAAGTATATTAATGAAAATGATATTCCAAGAGTAAGAATGCATTTTAATCGAGTGTTAAAAGGGAAAGAACAGTATTATAATCTTGAAATTCCAACGAAGTATGGAGATACATTACTTTTTCAAATAAAAAACATTCCAATTGTAATTAATGGTAAAAAAGTCGGGATTTATGGAATTGGGCGAGATATTACTGAACAGAAAAAGGCCGAAGAGAAAATTGCCTATCTAGCCTTCTATGACACGGAAACGGGACTACCAAACAGGCTGAAATTTAAAGAACAACTCGAAGATTATATAGTGTGGGCAAAGAGAAAAAAGAAGAAGCTTGCTATATTATTTATAGATCTAGATCGCTTTAAGATTATTAATGATTCTCTAGGACACTATCAGGGAGATTTAATCTTAAAACAAGTCATTGAAAGAGTGAAAAAAGTCTTGCCTTCTAGAAGTTATTTAGGAAGATTCGAAGGTGATAAGTTTACCTTGGTGCTATCCAAAAATGTCGACATTGATCATGTCATTGATATTGGGCAAAAAATTCTACAAGAAATTGGGAAACCTATCCTCTATGAAGAGCAAGAGTTTTTTATCACAGCAAGTATTGGTGTAAGTATGTATCCAAATGATGATAAGCATGAGGACTATCTTCTAAAACATGCTGATACAGCTATGAATCTTGCAAAGCATCATGGTGGAAATAAACTTAAATTTTATTCAACAGAAATGAATACAGAAGCACTCTATCGCCTCGAATTAGAAAGCTATTTGCGAAAGGCACTAGAGAAAAATGAATTTCATTTATGCTATCAACCACTTATCAGTTTAGCTACCGGTAAGATATATGGCAGTGAGGCACTTATACGTTGGAATCATCCAAAATTAGGGTTAGTATCTCCAGGAGACTTCATCCCTTTAGCAGAGGAAACGGGACTCATTCAAGATATAGGTAAATGGGTAATGCTAACAGCATGTAAACAGAACAAGAAATGGCATGAGATGGGTTATAAAGACTTAACGATCTCGGTCAATGTTTCTGCTAACCAATTTCAGCAAATGGGGTTCGTTGCTGAAGTTAAAGAGGCGATTGCCCAATCAGGGTTAGATCCGAGATATTTAAATATAGAACTAACGGAAAGTGTTATGCTGAGAAATATTAGCTATAGTATTATGGCGATGAAAGACCTACAAAACATGGGTGTGAAAGTATCTATTGATGACTTTGGAACAGGCTATTCTTCATTAAGCTATCTCAAGAATTTGCCTTTTAACACATTAAAGATTGACCGCTCTTTTATCAATAATATCCATTCAAGTAATTCAGAGATTGCGATTGTAAAGGCAATTATCACAATGGGACATGGATTAGCAGTTAAGGTTGTTGCAGAAGGAGTCGAGACAGAGGAGCAAATTAAGTTATTAAAAGAGCTTGAATGCCATTATGCCCAAGGTTTCTTTATAAATAAGCCATTATCTAGCAAGGACTTTGAAAAAGGACTTGTAAATCAAGGGTGA
- a CDS encoding DUF2777 domain-containing protein yields the protein MNLQHRLNAINEQPRSYSMGTVEYINDQWVFFDDENEEASLLDDLMNKEIEVFTLKSWMTGIVNENGLLKTPEFFYQLTDGDCIRFRKELPYAYKMLLEALPDEVFVRYTNALNKYHYSLYDCTYCHNQMLFSGEDRSKKYHGVNFISFDNTEMVCFVQHHFERGKKEWDRFEFTWSDGRRALLTSLK from the coding sequence TTGAACTTACAACATAGACTTAATGCAATTAATGAGCAGCCACGCTCGTATTCAATGGGTACTGTGGAATATATTAATGATCAATGGGTCTTTTTCGATGACGAAAATGAAGAAGCTTCTCTCCTTGATGATTTAATGAATAAAGAAATTGAGGTTTTCACATTAAAGTCTTGGATGACAGGCATTGTTAATGAGAACGGATTATTGAAAACACCTGAATTTTTTTATCAACTCACTGATGGTGATTGCATTCGTTTCCGTAAAGAATTACCTTATGCATATAAAATGTTGCTTGAGGCGTTACCTGACGAGGTGTTCGTGAGATATACAAATGCTTTGAATAAGTATCACTATTCTCTTTATGATTGTACATATTGTCATAACCAAATGTTATTTTCAGGTGAGGACCGTTCTAAAAAATACCATGGAGTGAATTTTATTAGCTTTGATAACACTGAAATGGTTTGTTTTGTTCAACATCATTTTGAAAGAGGAAAAAAAGAGTGGGACCGTTTCGAATTCACATGGTCTGATGGAAGACGAGCATTATTGACGAGTCTTAAATAA